One genomic region from Reichenbachiella ulvae encodes:
- a CDS encoding TonB family protein, which produces MSKDRKHIDPLKELSPEMMDAYLKGKLSPRERHAVERFLLDHPFEAEAMQGLEAHEFDLGSSLRGLRDRLPKEDKEETKVLPLWKRPLGIAATIALLFVSSITMWLVVDQLLPSDEVVIKEAPLEEEEQEQKELSQPEPVQDEVTVEESEKQEVTDESKEEMSNAPENIERQKAAESIRMEKARMESEQKIAPQPVVEELALAPKPVARQREVSDERVITEEEEAQIVQELQGVVSGVKVEEESAFAADEDVVVEGMELETVEVVSYGVQKKQSVTGSVAVVERSAYAGPRLVKGKVVDASGEGIPGATVIVKGSTTGTITDIDGNFEIGLENEDDLLVASFIGYNKKEIKPDSFAPVTIEMSEDVASLEEVVVVGYGTSTTPKPDNEAYPDGGFIAFRRYVKENLEYPKEAHFLQLEGKVVVKFKVSDTGSLSDFEIKKGLGHGCDEEAIRLIQEGPSWNPSREEGQLVEDEVTLRIRFKLED; this is translated from the coding sequence GTGAGTAAAGATCGCAAACATATTGACCCACTGAAGGAGCTGAGTCCTGAAATGATGGATGCTTATCTCAAGGGTAAGTTGAGTCCACGGGAGCGTCATGCAGTGGAGCGCTTCTTGCTGGACCACCCCTTCGAGGCAGAGGCCATGCAAGGTCTAGAGGCTCATGAATTCGATCTTGGTTCATCACTTCGTGGACTTAGAGACAGATTGCCGAAAGAGGACAAGGAGGAGACCAAAGTACTACCGCTGTGGAAACGACCACTAGGTATAGCTGCAACGATTGCTTTGCTTTTTGTGAGCTCCATCACGATGTGGCTGGTAGTGGATCAGCTGTTACCAAGTGATGAAGTAGTGATCAAGGAGGCACCTTTGGAGGAAGAGGAACAAGAGCAGAAAGAACTGTCTCAGCCCGAGCCTGTCCAAGATGAGGTGACTGTAGAGGAATCAGAGAAACAGGAAGTGACAGATGAGTCCAAAGAAGAAATGTCAAATGCCCCTGAGAATATCGAAAGACAAAAGGCCGCTGAATCGATCAGAATGGAGAAGGCTAGAATGGAGTCTGAACAAAAGATCGCTCCCCAACCCGTGGTTGAAGAATTGGCGCTGGCTCCAAAACCTGTTGCCAGACAAAGGGAAGTTAGCGATGAAAGGGTGATTACAGAGGAGGAAGAAGCCCAAATTGTACAAGAGTTACAAGGGGTGGTTTCAGGAGTTAAGGTTGAAGAAGAAAGTGCTTTCGCAGCAGATGAGGATGTTGTTGTAGAAGGAATGGAATTGGAGACTGTGGAAGTCGTAAGCTACGGCGTACAAAAAAAGCAATCAGTGACAGGTTCCGTAGCTGTTGTTGAGAGAAGTGCATATGCCGGTCCGCGATTGGTCAAAGGAAAAGTGGTAGATGCATCTGGAGAAGGCATACCTGGAGCCACAGTAATTGTTAAAGGCAGTACGACCGGAACGATTACCGATATCGATGGCAATTTTGAGATTGGGTTGGAAAATGAAGATGATCTCCTGGTCGCTAGTTTCATTGGTTATAACAAGAAAGAAATCAAGCCAGATAGCTTTGCACCTGTCACAATAGAAATGAGCGAGGATGTAGCTTCTTTAGAGGAAGTGGTCGTAGTGGGTTATGGAACCAGCACTACTCCAAAACCTGACAATGAAGCCTATCCTGATGGAGGTTTTATAGCTTTTCGTAGATATGTCAAGGAGAATTTGGAGTATCCAAAAGAGGCACATTTCCTTCAATTGGAGGGAAAAGTAGTGGTTAAGTTTAAAGTTAGCGATACGGGAAGCCTTTCTGATTTCGAAATCAAAAAAGGGTTGGGGCATGGCTGTGATGAAGAGGCCATCCGACTCATCCAAGAAGGACCAAGCTGGAACCCCTCAAGAGAAGAGGGGCAGTTAGTAGAAGATGAGGTGACGCTTAGAATTCGATTTAAGCTAGAAGACTAA
- the mnmD gene encoding tRNA (5-methylaminomethyl-2-thiouridine)(34)-methyltransferase MnmD, protein MPKVEIFETRDGSHSLLLPEMNETYHSTHGAVTESLYVFIDKGLKHLLKEQPALKEVNILEVGFGTGLNAWLTAVEAANLGIKVNFVTLEKFPLEKEIWSQLNYAQSESDQKLFKSVHEAKWNSMEKVSQNFSIQKLETDIFEFKPEDMSFDLVYFDAFAPSKQPEMWQPEVLEKMYNALKKSGVFVTYCAQGQFKRDFKSAGFVAEELEGPPGKKEMTRGKK, encoded by the coding sequence ATGCCTAAGGTAGAAATATTCGAAACCAGAGACGGATCGCATTCTTTGCTATTGCCTGAGATGAATGAGACCTATCATTCGACACATGGGGCTGTCACCGAATCCCTCTATGTTTTTATAGACAAAGGGCTGAAGCATTTGCTAAAAGAACAGCCTGCACTCAAGGAAGTCAACATTCTGGAAGTGGGTTTTGGAACAGGACTGAATGCCTGGTTGACAGCCGTGGAAGCAGCTAATTTAGGAATCAAGGTCAATTTTGTGACGTTGGAGAAATTTCCTCTCGAAAAGGAAATCTGGAGTCAGCTTAATTATGCTCAGTCAGAAAGTGATCAAAAGCTATTCAAAAGTGTGCATGAGGCTAAGTGGAACTCTATGGAAAAGGTTTCTCAGAATTTTTCTATCCAAAAATTAGAGACGGACATTTTTGAATTCAAGCCGGAAGATATGTCCTTTGATTTGGTGTATTTCGATGCTTTTGCCCCCTCCAAGCAACCAGAAATGTGGCAGCCAGAGGTGCTGGAGAAAATGTATAATGCCTTAAAAAAGAGCGGTGTATTTGTGACCTATTGTGCGCAAGGGCAGTTCAAAAGAGATTTTAAATCGGCAGGTTTTGTTGCCGAAGAATTAGAAGGCCCTCCAGGTAAGAAGGAAATGACCAGAGGTAAAAAATAG
- the ispF gene encoding 2-C-methyl-D-erythritol 2,4-cyclodiphosphate synthase — translation MKPNIRVGYGYDVHQLAEGEEFWLGGIKLEHTHGAVGHSDADVLIHVICDALLGAANMRDIGYHFADTDPQYKGIDSKILLKDVMKLLRDAGYEVGNIDTTVCLQRPKVNPHIDKMKTVLAQVMNMDEHDISIKATTTEKLGFVGKEEGVSAHATVLIFKNA, via the coding sequence ATGAAACCAAACATCAGAGTAGGATATGGGTATGATGTCCATCAACTAGCAGAGGGAGAAGAATTTTGGCTTGGAGGTATTAAGCTGGAGCATACTCATGGCGCAGTGGGACATTCGGATGCGGATGTTCTGATTCATGTGATTTGCGATGCATTGCTTGGAGCGGCCAATATGAGAGATATAGGTTATCATTTTGCCGATACCGACCCTCAGTACAAAGGGATTGATAGCAAGATTTTACTGAAGGATGTGATGAAGTTGCTTCGAGATGCAGGGTATGAGGTTGGTAATATCGACACCACTGTTTGTCTCCAGAGGCCGAAAGTCAACCCGCACATCGATAAGATGAAGACGGTTTTGGCGCAAGTGATGAACATGGATGAACATGACATTTCAATCAAGGCCACTACCACTGAAAAGCTTGGGTTTGTGGGGAAAGAAGAAGGAGTATCTGCGCATGCTACAGTTTTGATTTTCAAAAATGCCTAA
- the glmM gene encoding phosphoglucosamine mutase codes for MTLIKSISGIRGTIGGKKGESLTPNDVVKYAAAFGQWAKENSEFRKIVIGRDARPSGELIAKMVSGTLQSLGIDVVDLGLSTTPTVEMAVPAEQAAGGIIITASHNPNGWNALKLLNADGEFINDEQGKKVLELADSGEIKFAYSKDLGEYKVDNSYFDFHIDKILELPLVDVETIKNANLKIAVDAVNSTGALAIPKLLDKLGVRDYKIFYDEPNGLFPHNPEPLPENITHICNEVESGRYNLGIVVDPDVDRLAFVADNGEPFGEEYTLVMIADYVLKNTPGNTVSNMSSTRALKDVTLKNGGQYEASAVGEVNVVTKMKATNAVIGGEGNGGVIYPELHYGRDALVGIALFLTALAKFGKSSSFMRATYPNYHISKNKIDLTKDIDVDHVLAEVKKKYEKHPINTEDGVKIDFESEWVHLRKSNTEPIIRIYSESESQNTAEVLAKKIMMDIKEIVSEKVED; via the coding sequence ATGACATTGATTAAATCTATCTCCGGAATCCGGGGAACCATTGGAGGCAAGAAGGGAGAATCTCTCACTCCCAATGATGTAGTAAAATATGCAGCTGCTTTTGGTCAATGGGCCAAAGAAAACAGTGAATTCAGAAAGATTGTAATCGGAAGAGACGCACGTCCTTCTGGTGAGCTGATTGCCAAAATGGTATCAGGCACCTTGCAAAGCCTCGGAATAGATGTGGTGGATTTGGGTCTGTCGACCACCCCTACTGTAGAAATGGCTGTACCGGCAGAACAAGCAGCAGGCGGTATTATCATCACGGCTAGCCACAATCCAAATGGATGGAATGCGTTGAAACTACTCAATGCAGATGGCGAATTCATCAATGATGAGCAAGGCAAGAAAGTATTGGAATTGGCAGATTCTGGTGAAATCAAATTTGCTTACTCCAAAGACTTGGGTGAATACAAAGTAGATAATAGCTACTTTGATTTCCACATCGACAAGATTTTAGAACTACCCCTGGTAGACGTTGAAACGATCAAGAACGCCAATTTGAAGATTGCTGTAGATGCAGTCAACTCTACGGGAGCTCTGGCCATTCCAAAATTGCTAGACAAACTAGGTGTTCGTGATTATAAAATATTCTACGATGAGCCTAACGGCTTATTTCCTCACAATCCTGAACCACTTCCAGAAAACATTACCCACATCTGTAACGAAGTAGAAAGTGGGAGATACAATCTGGGCATTGTAGTGGATCCGGATGTGGATAGATTGGCCTTTGTAGCTGACAATGGCGAGCCATTCGGTGAAGAGTACACGTTGGTGATGATTGCAGATTATGTGTTGAAAAACACACCGGGTAACACCGTCTCTAACATGTCATCTACCCGCGCCCTGAAAGATGTAACGCTGAAAAACGGTGGACAATATGAGGCCTCCGCAGTAGGAGAAGTCAATGTGGTCACTAAAATGAAGGCTACCAATGCTGTCATCGGCGGTGAAGGAAACGGCGGTGTGATCTATCCTGAACTACACTATGGACGTGATGCTCTGGTTGGGATTGCTTTATTCCTGACGGCTCTGGCTAAGTTTGGTAAATCTTCTTCTTTTATGAGAGCAACTTACCCGAACTACCACATCTCCAAAAACAAGATTGACTTGACCAAGGACATAGATGTGGATCATGTGTTGGCAGAAGTGAAGAAAAAGTACGAAAAACATCCAATCAATACTGAGGATGGGGTTAAAATCGACTTTGAGAGCGAGTGGGTACATCTGCGCAAATCGAATACTGAGCCGATCATTAGAATCTACTCAGAATCTGAATCGCAAAACACTGCAGAAGTACTGGCCAAGAAAATCATGATGGACATCAAGGAAATCGTAAGCGAGAAGGTAGAGGATTAA
- the mazG gene encoding nucleoside triphosphate pyrophosphohydrolase, protein MSEAKSKPDLNRPEKLKAFDRLLTVMDELRENCPWDKKQTLETLRHLTIEETYELSDAILENDLPEVKKELGDIMLHMVFYARIAQEKGEFDVADVLNGICEKLIYRHPHIYGDVKAEDEAQVKANWEKLKLKEKGNKSVLGGVPKSLPAMVKAMRIQEKARGVGFDWDDQAQVWDKVQEELAEFKEEIEQNEKEKAMDEFGDVLFSMVNYARFVGIDPEEALERTNKKFIKRFQYLESESKKDGKTMGEMTLEEMDQYWEKAKEL, encoded by the coding sequence ATGAGTGAAGCGAAGAGTAAACCAGACCTAAACAGACCCGAAAAACTCAAAGCTTTTGATCGATTGCTAACCGTGATGGATGAGCTGAGGGAAAATTGCCCCTGGGATAAGAAACAGACGCTGGAGACCCTCAGACACCTGACCATAGAGGAGACTTATGAGCTATCAGATGCGATATTAGAAAATGACCTACCAGAGGTAAAAAAGGAATTGGGTGACATCATGCTGCACATGGTCTTCTATGCTCGGATCGCACAGGAGAAAGGTGAATTTGATGTGGCAGATGTGTTGAATGGGATCTGTGAAAAGTTGATTTATCGCCATCCTCATATATATGGGGATGTAAAAGCCGAAGATGAAGCGCAAGTCAAAGCCAACTGGGAAAAGTTGAAACTGAAAGAGAAAGGGAACAAGTCTGTATTGGGCGGAGTACCGAAATCTCTACCTGCTATGGTCAAAGCCATGCGTATCCAGGAGAAGGCCCGCGGAGTAGGTTTTGACTGGGATGATCAGGCACAGGTCTGGGACAAGGTGCAGGAAGAGCTAGCTGAGTTCAAAGAAGAAATAGAACAGAACGAAAAGGAAAAGGCCATGGATGAGTTCGGAGATGTACTCTTTTCTATGGTCAATTATGCGCGATTCGTGGGGATTGATCCTGAGGAAGCACTAGAGCGCACGAATAAGAAATTTATCAAGCGCTTTCAATATTTAGAATCCGAAAGTAAAAAAGACGGCAAGACCATGGGTGAAATGACGCTGGAGGAAATGGATCAGTATTGGGAGAAAGCTAAAGAACTATAA
- a CDS encoding RNA polymerase sigma factor encodes MTVNKPNTDKEIIQAYKRSGDMELLGELYEQYMHLVLGVCLKYLKSKAEAQDAVIEIFEELVVKLQNHEVDHFKSWLYVLTRNHCLMKLRKQKSRGHEEEIGEAFMESEPFQHHEDETRLEDNLEKLKSCIAKLKEEQKRCVDLFFLQEKCYQEIADSTNFDLKKVKSYIQNGKRNLKICMEQSE; translated from the coding sequence TTGACAGTAAACAAGCCAAATACAGATAAGGAGATCATCCAGGCCTATAAGCGCTCGGGTGATATGGAATTGCTCGGAGAGCTGTACGAGCAGTACATGCACCTGGTACTTGGCGTTTGTCTCAAATATCTGAAGAGCAAAGCAGAGGCTCAGGATGCAGTCATTGAGATCTTCGAAGAGCTGGTGGTCAAGCTACAAAATCACGAAGTGGATCATTTCAAAAGTTGGCTCTATGTGCTCACTCGAAATCACTGCCTGATGAAATTGCGTAAGCAAAAGTCAAGAGGGCATGAAGAAGAAATTGGCGAGGCTTTTATGGAATCCGAGCCATTCCAGCATCATGAGGATGAGACTCGGCTGGAAGACAATCTGGAAAAACTAAAGTCTTGTATCGCAAAGCTGAAGGAGGAACAAAAGCGCTGTGTCGATTTGTTCTTTCTTCAGGAAAAATGCTATCAGGAGATAGCAGATAGTACCAATTTTGATCTGAAGAAAGTAAAGAGCTACATCCAAAACGGAAAGCGAAATCTAAAAATATGCATGGAGCAAAGTGAGTAA